One Campylobacter concisus DNA segment encodes these proteins:
- a CDS encoding TSUP family transporter: MEFDLLSYVVFFVAAFLGGFIDAIAGGGGLITLLAIMAMGVPPHLALGTNKLQGVFGSFTATLNFTKKGLIDYKECFVGIVFTFIGALVGATLILFLNANFLKIIIPFLLIAIFIYTLFTPKIGESDRAAKMNERLFYVIFGLILGFYDGFFGPGAGSFWMFAMVALIGLNLKKAVAHTKALNFTSNIVALGVFIAGGQILWLVGFLMAVGQILGAYFGSNLVIKKEVKFIRTMFLIVVAATICKLLFDYFKA, translated from the coding sequence ATGGAATTTGACCTACTTAGCTACGTCGTCTTTTTTGTGGCTGCATTTTTGGGTGGTTTTATCGACGCGATCGCAGGAGGCGGCGGACTGATCACCTTGCTAGCCATCATGGCAATGGGCGTGCCACCGCATCTTGCCCTTGGCACAAACAAGCTTCAAGGCGTCTTTGGCAGCTTCACGGCAACGCTAAATTTCACTAAAAAAGGGCTGATTGATTACAAAGAGTGCTTTGTTGGCATAGTTTTTACATTCATTGGTGCTCTCGTCGGCGCAACGCTCATCTTATTTTTAAATGCAAATTTCTTAAAGATCATCATCCCATTTTTGCTAATCGCCATCTTCATCTACACGCTTTTTACGCCAAAGATAGGCGAGAGCGACAGGGCTGCAAAGATGAATGAGAGGCTATTTTATGTCATATTTGGGCTTATTTTAGGTTTTTATGACGGCTTTTTTGGCCCAGGAGCTGGCTCATTTTGGATGTTTGCGATGGTGGCACTTATCGGGCTAAATTTAAAAAAGGCAGTCGCTCACACAAAGGCTTTAAATTTCACCAGCAACATCGTAGCACTTGGCGTTTTTATAGCCGGCGGGCAGATACTTTGGCTAGTTGGCTTTTTGATGGCTGTGGGACAAATTTTAGGAGCATATTTTGGCTCAAATTTAGTCATCAAAAAAGAGGTCAAATTTATTAGAACGATGTTTTTGATAGTTGTCGCAGCGACCATTTGCAAACTACTTTTTGACTACTTCAAGGCTTAA
- a CDS encoding F0F1 ATP synthase subunit A — protein MKDLFLFSNLLNHSHAFIYAFHFCLVALIILIVAYIARSKMQLVPRGLQNIVEAYLEGVISMGKDTLGSEKLARKYLPLVATIGFIVFFSNVIGIIPGFESPSSSLNLTLVLALVVFIYYNFEGIRENGFFKYFGHFMGPNKFLAPIMFPVEVISHLSRVVSLSFRLFGNIKGDDLFLLAMLTLAPWFAPLPAFALLTLMAVLQTFIFMMLTYVYLAGAVAISEHEH, from the coding sequence ATGAAAGATTTGTTTCTATTCTCAAATTTGCTAAACCATTCACATGCCTTCATCTACGCATTTCACTTTTGCCTTGTAGCTTTGATCATCCTCATCGTTGCTTACATCGCAAGGAGTAAAATGCAACTTGTGCCAAGGGGCCTTCAAAACATAGTTGAGGCTTATTTAGAGGGCGTTATCTCTATGGGCAAGGATACTTTAGGTAGCGAAAAGCTAGCTAGAAAATACCTCCCACTTGTCGCAACTATCGGCTTTATCGTATTTTTCTCAAACGTCATCGGCATCATCCCTGGCTTTGAGTCACCAAGCTCAAGCTTAAATTTAACTCTAGTTTTGGCTTTGGTTGTATTTATTTACTACAACTTTGAGGGCATTAGAGAAAATGGCTTTTTCAAATACTTTGGACACTTTATGGGACCAAACAAATTTCTAGCTCCTATTATGTTTCCAGTCGAAGTCATCTCGCATCTTTCACGTGTAGTTTCGCTATCTTTCCGTCTTTTTGGTAACATCAAGGGCGATGACTTGTTCTTACTTGCGATGCTTACACTTGCACCATGGTTTGCTCCACTTCCAGCCTTTGCACTTCTAACACTTATGGCTGTTTTGCAAACATTTATCTTCATGATGCTAACTTACGTTTATCTAGCTGGCGCAGTCGCTATTAGCGAGCACGAGCATTAA
- a CDS encoding NAD(P)H-dependent glycerol-3-phosphate dehydrogenase, with amino-acid sequence MSIAVIGAGKWGSALFYAFSENNECVISSRTPREMPNFVSLEEALECEYLVCTIPTQATNLWLKQNYKNKGQKILVASKGIDTANLKFLNEIYEDFVDSENLAFLSGPTFAKEIMQKLPCALVVNSKNQNLALKFASFFPSYMKAYTSDDVIGAEVCGAYKNVIAIAGGICDGLGLGNNARASLISRGLVEMARFGKFFGAKDETFMGLSGAGDLFLTASSILSRNYRVGLGIARHERLEKILNELGEVAEGVDTARAISKIAKEKSIYVPIASEVENMLNGKDVFESVKSLLGRR; translated from the coding sequence ATGAGCATAGCAGTCATCGGAGCTGGTAAGTGGGGCAGTGCGCTTTTTTACGCATTTAGCGAAAATAACGAGTGTGTCATCAGCTCAAGAACGCCAAGAGAGATGCCAAATTTTGTAAGCTTAGAGGAGGCTTTGGAGTGCGAGTATCTAGTCTGCACGATCCCAACGCAAGCTACAAATTTATGGCTAAAACAAAACTACAAAAACAAAGGTCAAAAGATCTTAGTCGCCAGCAAGGGCATAGACACGGCAAATCTCAAATTTCTAAATGAAATTTACGAGGATTTTGTGGATAGTGAAAATTTGGCCTTTCTTTCTGGACCGACCTTTGCAAAAGAGATCATGCAAAAGCTGCCTTGCGCCTTGGTGGTAAATTCTAAAAATCAAAATTTAGCTTTAAAATTTGCCTCATTTTTCCCAAGTTATATGAAAGCATACACATCTGATGATGTGATCGGCGCTGAGGTGTGCGGAGCCTATAAAAACGTGATCGCCATAGCTGGTGGTATCTGCGACGGTCTTGGTCTTGGCAACAACGCAAGGGCGAGCCTTATTTCGCGTGGGCTTGTCGAGATGGCTAGATTTGGTAAATTTTTTGGCGCAAAAGATGAGACATTTATGGGGCTAAGCGGTGCAGGGGACCTGTTTTTAACCGCTTCATCGATACTTTCACGCAACTACCGCGTTGGTCTTGGTATCGCAAGGCACGAGAGACTAGAGAAAATTTTAAATGAGCTTGGCGAGGTGGCAGAGGGCGTGGATACTGCAAGGGCCATTAGCAAGATCGCTAAAGAAAAGAGCATATATGTGCCCATAGCCAGTGAGGTTGAAAATATGCTAAATGGCAAAGACGTTTTTGAGAGCGTTAAATCGCTTTTGGGAAGAAGATGA
- the gatB gene encoding Asp-tRNA(Asn)/Glu-tRNA(Gln) amidotransferase subunit GatB — protein MFEVVIGLEVHTQLNTKTKIFCSCSTSFGDEANTHVCPTCLALPGALPVLNKEAVKKAISFGTAINAKINKKSVFNRKNYFYPDLPKAYQISQFEIPIVEGGELIIDVNGTKKRIGVTRAHLEEDAGKNIHEENESLVDLNRAGTPLLEIVSEPDLRSSDEAVAYLKKLHSILRFLNISDANMQEGSFRCDANVSIRPKGDTKLYTRVEIKNLNSFKFIQKAIDYEVERQSAAWEDGKYDEEVYQETRLFDTTNLVTRSMRGKEDSAEYRYFPDPDLLPVEVPEEMYNEAIKIPELAEQKVARYVSELGVKESDALNLTQSVEMARYFEELIAAGISPKLATTWLIVELLGRLNNGVTIETSPVGSDKMINLLKRIEDGTISGKAAKEVLDYLMENDADVDSVIEKLGLKQVSDDSAIVAIIDQILAANADKVEEYKNGKDKMFGFFVGQVMKEGKGAFNPGKVNELLKAKIG, from the coding sequence ATGTTTGAAGTCGTTATCGGTTTAGAAGTTCACACTCAGCTTAATACAAAAACTAAAATTTTCTGCTCTTGCTCGACTAGCTTTGGCGACGAGGCAAACACTCACGTTTGTCCGACCTGCCTAGCTCTGCCTGGAGCGCTACCTGTGCTAAACAAAGAGGCGGTCAAAAAGGCGATCAGCTTTGGCACAGCGATAAACGCTAAGATAAATAAAAAATCAGTCTTTAATAGAAAAAACTACTTCTACCCAGACCTTCCAAAGGCATATCAAATTTCACAGTTTGAGATCCCTATCGTAGAAGGCGGCGAGCTTATCATCGACGTAAACGGCACTAAAAAACGCATCGGCGTAACTAGAGCGCACCTTGAAGAGGACGCTGGTAAAAATATCCACGAAGAAAACGAGAGCTTGGTCGATCTAAACAGGGCCGGCACGCCGCTTCTTGAGATAGTTAGCGAGCCAGACCTTAGAAGTAGCGACGAGGCGGTGGCTTATCTTAAAAAATTGCACTCGATTCTTCGCTTTTTAAACATCAGCGACGCAAATATGCAAGAGGGAAGCTTCCGCTGCGACGCAAACGTCTCTATCCGTCCAAAAGGCGACACCAAGCTTTACACAAGGGTTGAGATAAAGAACCTAAACTCATTTAAATTTATCCAAAAAGCGATCGACTACGAGGTAGAGCGCCAAAGTGCAGCTTGGGAAGATGGCAAATATGACGAAGAAGTCTATCAAGAGACAAGGCTCTTTGACACGACAAATTTAGTAACAAGATCTATGCGTGGCAAAGAGGATAGCGCGGAGTATAGGTACTTTCCTGACCCTGACTTGCTCCCTGTTGAAGTGCCAGAAGAGATGTATAACGAAGCGATCAAAATTCCAGAGCTTGCCGAGCAAAAGGTCGCAAGATATGTTAGCGAGCTAGGCGTAAAAGAGAGCGATGCCTTAAATTTAACTCAAAGCGTTGAGATGGCTAGATATTTTGAAGAGCTGATCGCTGCTGGAATTTCTCCAAAGTTAGCTACTACTTGGCTCATAGTCGAGCTTCTTGGCCGCTTAAATAATGGCGTAACGATCGAGACAAGCCCAGTTGGTAGTGACAAGATGATAAATTTATTAAAACGCATAGAAGATGGCACGATAAGCGGCAAGGCTGCAAAAGAGGTACTTGACTATCTAATGGAAAATGACGCGGACGTTGATAGCGTCATCGAAAAGCTTGGCTTAAAACAAGTGAGCGACGACTCAGCGATCGTTGCCATTATAGATCAAATTTTGGCTGCAAACGCCGACAAAGTCGAAGAGTATAAAAACGGCAAAGATAAGATGTTTGGCTTCTTTGTCGGTCAGGTGATGAAAGAGGGCAAGGGTGCCTTTAACCCAGGCAAGGTCAATGAGCTTTTAAAGGCCAAAATAGGCTAA
- a CDS encoding purine-cytosine permease family protein, translated as MSDKENVVLEDGERMLSPVPMSERRPTFNQIMVWVGFGYVVTGLFIGGVLAGFGGKPGVSPQTALWAIILGMGSLSIITALLGIMAQKTGMSLALVSRYSYGIKGANLPMIIMALLTLGWFASITGMVGQIWGSFIGNPSGVIVFDPANFGYKDITPITLEVFLACFIFGIIFTITAYVGIKAIEAIAIPISPVILIIAVYVGYEMLAEGGGAAAFLEKTKNIQGLGLGNAITAVVGSWIAGAVMGVDLFRFNKSVKAVIAGVVACFILTNPLLNIVGYIGAVSVGQFNYVEWMLTKSALLAIIGVIAWTASLWTTNNAELYCNSLYTGPVLSSINLNINRKKLVLLAGIVGTVLGSFAFYQMFFASFITILGTFAPPLAGPLIADYYIIKKGKYDIAKFNSEPDYHMAGVISFVIGALLGFIFQYYLPLPFDLPSGLVALVITIIIYPIFYKIFNKEMR; from the coding sequence ATGAGCGACAAAGAAAATGTTGTTTTAGAAGATGGCGAACGCATGCTGTCTCCAGTTCCGATGTCTGAGCGACGCCCAACATTTAACCAGATAATGGTCTGGGTAGGTTTTGGCTACGTCGTTACTGGACTTTTCATAGGTGGCGTTCTAGCCGGTTTTGGCGGAAAGCCTGGCGTCTCACCTCAAACTGCCCTTTGGGCGATCATTTTAGGTATGGGCTCGCTAAGTATCATCACTGCGCTACTTGGCATAATGGCTCAAAAAACTGGTATGAGCCTAGCTCTAGTTTCTAGGTACTCTTACGGCATAAAAGGTGCAAATTTGCCAATGATCATCATGGCACTGCTAACACTTGGCTGGTTTGCCAGCATCACTGGCATGGTCGGTCAAATTTGGGGTTCATTTATAGGCAATCCAAGTGGCGTCATCGTCTTTGACCCAGCAAATTTTGGCTACAAAGATATCACACCGATCACGCTTGAGGTCTTTCTTGCTTGCTTTATCTTTGGCATCATCTTTACCATCACAGCATACGTAGGTATCAAAGCTATCGAGGCTATCGCGATCCCTATAAGCCCTGTTATCTTAATCATCGCAGTCTATGTTGGCTACGAGATGTTAGCAGAAGGCGGCGGAGCTGCAGCCTTTTTGGAAAAGACCAAAAATATACAAGGTCTTGGACTTGGAAACGCTATCACAGCTGTTGTTGGTAGCTGGATAGCAGGAGCTGTTATGGGCGTTGATCTATTTAGATTTAACAAATCAGTAAAAGCTGTCATAGCTGGTGTCGTAGCTTGCTTTATACTAACAAACCCTCTTTTAAACATAGTTGGCTACATCGGCGCAGTAAGCGTTGGTCAGTTTAACTACGTAGAGTGGATGCTAACAAAGTCAGCCCTTTTAGCTATCATCGGTGTCATCGCTTGGACAGCATCACTTTGGACTACAAATAACGCCGAGCTCTACTGCAACTCGCTATATACCGGTCCAGTGCTCTCAAGCATAAATTTAAACATCAATAGAAAAAAACTAGTGCTACTCGCTGGCATAGTAGGCACTGTGCTTGGCTCATTTGCCTTTTATCAAATGTTTTTTGCGTCGTTCATCACGATACTTGGTACATTTGCTCCGCCTCTTGCTGGTCCGTTAATAGCTGATTATTACATCATCAAAAAAGGAAAGTACGACATCGCTAAATTTAACAGCGAACCAGACTATCACATGGCTGGCGTTATTTCATTTGTCATAGGCGCTTTGCTTGGATTTATCTTCCAATACTATTTGCCACTTCCATTTGACCTACCATCAGGTCTTGTAGCGTTAGTTATTACGATTATTATCTATCCGATATTTTATAAAATTTTTAACAAGGAGATGAGATGA
- a CDS encoding creatininase family protein — MKKVVLNEFSARELKQKFEAHEIDSAITTFGSCESHGWHLPLGPDLFVPEEIAKRAALRLGKTIVVPGVPFGTSIHYNQFPMSVTLRFETTIAIAEDIFESLINNGIKHIIILNGHDGNIPALEIAARKVKDRHKDAVLVFIPAWWNITGARLKGTFDVWDGLGHGGEGETSITMAVKPELVNLEYAKSQVPHDVIGFGEFSTIIWDIKEVTETGATGDSTKASLEKGQKMLDCVTDYVVEIVEKLEKMGWKYDHRK, encoded by the coding sequence ATGAAAAAGGTAGTTTTAAACGAATTTAGCGCAAGAGAGCTAAAGCAAAAATTTGAGGCGCACGAGATAGATAGCGCTATCACGACCTTTGGTAGCTGCGAGAGCCACGGCTGGCACCTGCCGCTTGGCCCTGACCTTTTTGTGCCTGAAGAGATCGCAAAAAGAGCAGCTCTAAGACTTGGAAAGACTATCGTTGTTCCAGGCGTGCCTTTTGGTACTTCTATCCACTACAATCAATTTCCTATGTCAGTCACTCTTAGATTTGAAACCACGATAGCGATCGCTGAAGACATTTTTGAGAGCCTTATAAACAATGGCATAAAACATATCATCATCCTAAATGGCCACGACGGCAATATACCTGCCCTTGAGATCGCTGCTAGAAAGGTAAAAGATAGACATAAAGACGCTGTTTTGGTCTTTATCCCTGCTTGGTGGAACATCACAGGAGCTAGACTTAAAGGTACATTTGACGTCTGGGACGGACTTGGTCACGGCGGAGAGGGCGAGACTTCTATAACTATGGCGGTTAAACCTGAGCTTGTAAATTTAGAGTACGCAAAGTCACAAGTGCCTCATGACGTTATCGGTTTTGGCGAGTTTAGCACCATCATCTGGGATATCAAAGAGGTAACAGAGACAGGTGCTACTGGAGATAGCACAAAAGCTAGCCTAGAAAAAGGTCAAAAGATGCTTGATTGTGTGACTGACTACGTTGTCGAGATCGTTGAAAAGCTTGAAAAAATGGGCTGGAAATACGACCACAGAAAATAA